AAAGGAGCAGCCGGAGCCGTTCCGCCTTCTGGCGGAAGAACCCCGCCGGGCGGACGATCGGCGCCAATTCCTCCTCCGGGAGCGCGCGGAGTTTGGCAAAATTTAGGTCCGTCGCCTCCCGCAGCGCCGCCAGCGCCCGCTCCACGTTCCCCCAGTTCGTGCTCTGGGTCAGCACCGCGCCCAGGCAGACCTCCAGCGGGGTTTCGCCGGGCCACCACCCCTGGGGGCCGAAGCGGGCCAGGAGCGCGCGGTATACTTCCAAAAAATCCGGGGCGCCGTCCATTTAAAAATGCGTGCCGGTGGAGACGTGCAGTACGCCGATGACGAGGAAGACCGCCCCGGCCAGCACCGCCGCCCAAGCCGCGAACTTCCGCAGCGACGCCGACCGGCTCAAGGGGCCCGCCAGCGTCAGCGGGATGAACCAGACCGAGGTTCCGAAGAAAAAGGCGATGAACAAGAGAAGCGATTGCACCAGGTCCCCCGTGGCCACCCCGAGGGTGACGGTGGAGACGAAGGGGACGCAGATCGAAAGACCGGAGGCGAGGCCGATGAGAAAGGCGGCCGGCGGCTTGCCCTCCCGCTCGTTCAACTTTTTACATAGACTGGCCGAGGGGAAGCTCCGCCAGAGCCCGTAGGCCAGCATGAGCGCCCCCACCAGAATCTCCGAGGCGCCGGGGAGCCAGGGGACCCGCCGCAGATCGGGGTTCAGAAGCTCGGCCACCAATCCCACCGCGAGCCCCACCGTCAGGTAGCCCAAGAGCCGCCCCAGGCTGAACTCGAGGAACAGCTTGAACGACCCGGCGAAGCCCCGCCGGTCCTCGGCCAACAGGAGTGGCACGTAGAGCGCCGAGCAGGTGGCCAGGCAGACCGGCCCCAGCGAAAGGCCCAAGAGCAGCGCCAGCCCTATGGTTTCCATCATGGTGGAAGCGCTCCGGGGAATGATGCGGGCGACGGACGTCCGGGGTGTATTCTACCGCCTACAGCCCCCCCGGGGCAACCGTACTTGGCCGGAGGCCGGCGTTGTAGTAAAATCGAAGGGGAGGTTACCCCCACGATGGCGCTTACGGTCGGATTGATCCTGGCGGCGGGCGGTCTGGGCAAGCGCTTCGGCGGCGCGGAACCGAAGCAGTTCGCCGACCTGGGCGGTCAGACCGTCCTCCACCGGACCGCCGAGCGGCTCCTGGCGAGGGTCGAGTTCAACCGTCTGGTGGTCACCGCGCCCCGGGGCTTCGAGGGCCGTACCGGCTTCGAG
The nucleotide sequence above comes from bacterium. Encoded proteins:
- a CDS encoding sulfite exporter TauE/SafE family protein; its protein translation is MMETIGLALLLGLSLGPVCLATCSALYVPLLLAEDRRGFAGSFKLFLEFSLGRLLGYLTVGLAVGLVAELLNPDLRRVPWLPGASEILVGALMLAYGLWRSFPSASLCKKLNEREGKPPAAFLIGLASGLSICVPFVSTVTLGVATGDLVQSLLLFIAFFFGTSVWFIPLTLAGPLSRSASLRKFAAWAAVLAGAVFLVIGVLHVSTGTHF